The following coding sequences are from one Aggregicoccus sp. 17bor-14 window:
- a CDS encoding MFS transporter yields the protein MRRSPLLPIFLIVLVDVLGLTIVLPLLPFYAERLGASPFVASLLVSVYAACQLVSGPLLGRMSDRAGRKPLLLVSQVGTLAGFLVLANAEVLWLVFLARILDGLTAGNLSLAQAYIADVTTPENRSSSFAIIGIAFGLGFLVGPAASGFLSVYGLHVPFYAASGLSLVSILATALLLPANPPRPEGAAAEEEGPAGPGGKRLSLLAWGTYAQYFQRPDLARLLSQFFCFTLAFAVFTGGFALWAERRLGFDARHTGYLFAYSGFLGIILQGGLIKRLVRRFGDKALSSAGFVGFAVGYALLAGTFGIPLLLVAATFAAFGQGVLRPTLTSLITQQVGRREQGTVLGLNQSLLSVAQILGPLLGGALIERGWLSAWPLLMAAVAVLGFAIRRRGAVVRQGAQ from the coding sequence GTGCGGCGCTCGCCCCTGCTTCCCATCTTCCTCATCGTGCTGGTCGACGTGCTCGGCCTCACGATCGTCCTGCCCCTGCTGCCCTTCTACGCGGAGCGGCTCGGGGCCTCGCCCTTCGTGGCCTCGCTGCTGGTGTCGGTGTACGCGGCCTGCCAGCTCGTCTCGGGGCCGCTGCTAGGCCGGATGAGCGACCGCGCGGGCCGAAAGCCCCTGCTGCTGGTGAGCCAGGTGGGCACGCTCGCGGGCTTCCTCGTGCTCGCCAACGCCGAGGTGCTCTGGCTCGTCTTCCTCGCGCGCATCCTGGACGGGCTCACGGCGGGCAACCTCTCGCTCGCGCAGGCGTACATCGCGGACGTGACCACGCCGGAGAACCGCTCCAGCAGCTTCGCGATCATCGGCATCGCGTTCGGCCTGGGCTTTCTGGTGGGGCCCGCGGCGTCCGGCTTCCTGTCCGTCTACGGGCTGCACGTGCCCTTCTATGCGGCCTCGGGGCTGAGCCTCGTCAGCATCCTCGCCACCGCGCTGCTGCTCCCGGCGAACCCGCCGCGCCCGGAAGGGGCCGCGGCCGAAGAGGAGGGCCCCGCGGGGCCGGGCGGCAAGCGCCTCTCGCTGCTCGCGTGGGGCACGTACGCGCAGTACTTCCAGCGGCCGGACCTGGCGCGGCTGCTCTCGCAGTTCTTCTGCTTCACGCTCGCCTTCGCCGTCTTCACCGGCGGCTTCGCGCTGTGGGCCGAGCGGCGGCTCGGGTTCGACGCGCGGCATACCGGGTACCTCTTCGCGTACTCGGGCTTTCTCGGCATCATCCTGCAGGGCGGCCTCATCAAGCGGCTGGTGCGGCGCTTCGGCGACAAGGCGCTCTCGAGCGCGGGCTTCGTGGGCTTCGCGGTGGGCTACGCGCTGCTCGCCGGGACCTTCGGGATTCCGCTGCTGCTCGTGGCTGCGACCTTCGCGGCCTTCGGCCAAGGCGTGCTGCGACCCACGCTCACCAGCCTCATCACCCAGCAGGTGGGGCGGCGCGAGCAGGGCACGGTGCTGGGGCTGAATCAGTCGCTGCTCAGCGTGGCGCAGATTCTCGGTCCGCTGCTCGGTGGTGCGCTCATCGAGCGCGGGTGGCTCAGCGCGTGGCCGCTGCTGATGGCAGCCGTGGCCGTGCTGGGATTTGCCATCCGGCGCCGCGGCGCGGTGGTGAGGCAGGGCGCGCAGTAG
- a CDS encoding NAD-dependent epimerase/dehydratase family protein yields MKLLVTGGTGFLGTHLVPKLLAQGHQVRLIGRSKPKGMDAAEFVQGDLQDRDAVRRALQGVEGVYHLAGLVSFQPKDARRMFALHVDATRELVRDVREAGVKRVVLASTSGTIAVSEKERVGRETDDYPITVVGRWPYYLSKIYEEKLALEYCKKHEIPLVVLNPSLLMGPGDDRLSSTWTVVKFLNGEIPSLPTGGMSFVDARDAADAFVAALTRGEVYGRHLMGVNMSMSDFFGRLSRLTGVPLPRLRLPKQGNILGAKLLEKWAEMRGTSPALDPQEVEIGEHFFYLDASKAEAELGFHARDPMTTLHDTVQYVYTRMPPKNLPGTKGRLADLREGT; encoded by the coding sequence ATGAAGCTGCTGGTCACCGGAGGCACCGGCTTCCTCGGCACGCACCTGGTCCCCAAGCTGCTCGCGCAAGGCCACCAGGTGCGCCTCATCGGGCGCAGCAAGCCCAAGGGCATGGACGCCGCCGAGTTCGTGCAGGGCGACCTGCAGGACCGCGACGCCGTGCGCCGCGCGCTGCAGGGCGTGGAGGGCGTGTACCACCTGGCGGGGCTCGTCTCCTTCCAGCCGAAGGACGCGCGCCGCATGTTCGCGCTGCACGTGGACGCCACGCGCGAGCTCGTGCGCGACGTGCGCGAGGCGGGCGTGAAGCGGGTGGTGCTCGCGAGCACCTCGGGCACCATCGCGGTGAGCGAGAAGGAGCGCGTGGGGCGCGAGACGGACGACTACCCCATCACGGTGGTGGGCCGCTGGCCCTACTACCTCTCCAAGATCTACGAGGAGAAGCTCGCCCTCGAGTACTGCAAGAAGCACGAGATTCCCCTGGTGGTGCTCAACCCGAGCCTGCTGATGGGCCCCGGGGACGACCGGCTCTCGAGCACCTGGACGGTGGTGAAGTTCCTCAACGGGGAGATTCCGTCGCTGCCCACCGGCGGCATGTCCTTCGTGGACGCGCGCGACGCGGCGGACGCCTTCGTGGCGGCGCTCACCCGGGGCGAGGTGTACGGGCGCCACCTGATGGGCGTGAACATGAGCATGTCCGACTTCTTCGGGCGGCTCTCGCGCCTCACCGGCGTGCCGCTGCCCCGGCTGCGCCTGCCCAAGCAGGGCAACATCCTGGGCGCGAAGCTGCTGGAGAAGTGGGCCGAGATGCGCGGCACCTCCCCTGCCCTGGATCCGCAGGAGGTGGAGATCGGCGAGCACTTCTTCTACCTCGACGCCTCCAAGGCCGAGGCCGAGCTGGGCTTCCACGCGCGCGACCCGATGACCACGCTGCACGACACCGTGCAGTACGTGTACACGCGCATGCCGCCCAAGAACCTGCCCGGCACCAAGGGCCGCCTCGCGGACCTGCGCGAAGGCACGTAG
- a CDS encoding AMP-binding protein, which produces MSPLPEQLPELNVTQLFTGKRLLFAGSTGFVGKVTLSMLLARYGEQLETLYIIVRKGNAASAERRFYDKVAVSEPFQPLRDLHGGEAGSLEFLRKKCVILDGDITDPRMGLTEEQAKELTGKVQGIVNCAGLVSFNPSLEVGLNVNTYGVKHSVDLALAWDCPLIHMSTAFVAGNRSGLVFEDEAEDVVGYFPKQDELDGRDFSLEQELADAEKIVARLREQADDKALTSLFRKKALQRLEEEGRDVNDEKTLRLAVGRERKLWLTTELTRVGMERAQHWGWPNTYTYTKSLGEQVMAATPGLRYAIVRPSIVESAWRFPFPGWNEGFTTSAPLAFAGIKGHRGIPAGERTILDIIPVDQVAAATIAATAQALDAQARGVLERRVYHLASGDVNPFYASRSVELVGLYRRRFYRRKEGGNSLLNEIKSRLEPQPVTRRAFETRSAPAFMKGARWLKATLDEVKPAWGAPVVQALVERAKTKLDDVEQQAASLNMLIEIFLPFLWDNRYVFRCDNTRSIYARMAAADRAKIPWDPDTLNWREYFLDVHLPGLEKWVFPGLEEETKRRTVIPAHRDLLELLEASVHAFRHRVAFRFAAGEKEERFTYGEVHRYASRIGSFLLKQGLQRGDRVMLLSENRPEWGTAFFGILKAGGTCVPVDPGLTEAEVFNIAKRAEPRVLLVSDDAARDFAGLHALLAQAGLQTQVHSLAQAMEGDPAFPDRIGHVRKAAAADDVASLIFTSGTTGNPKGVMLTHRNFASLVAKIAGAFNIGVGDGLLSVLPLHHTFEFSAGFLTPFSRGAEITYIDELTSDRLGDVFETGRVTAMIGVPALWQLLHRKITQEMATKPPLIEQAMKALMATHGELRNRSELNLGKLLFWPVHRKFGGRVKFLVSGGSALPEEVHKAFHQLGFNITEGYGLTEAAPVLAVSDSTSNKRVPGQVGKALPGIELRIREPDAEGVGEVLAKGPNIMAGYYGDREATDAVLKDGWLYTGDLGRLDDQGRLYLMGRQKDVIIDANGKNVYPDELEDLYGNHPHVKELSIVGLPDEAGGEKVACLCVPDYKDRPREEVRRELEEHFRLVGAEMPFYRRVKVLRLWDGELARTSTRKVKRKLVVEELQRLERASHSGEKAREKVQAAGTGGIAEWLYPLIAEVVSRPVSDVRPEAQLAGDLGFDSLMLTELSVALEQAGVPLPAVNDLTQVQTVDDLRKLIASSGKRANVEAREEQAEEPKKSSDEVEIPVPDSVAALGRGLLSLGQRALYGGVFDVKVTGRPFVPQNRNFLVIANHASHLDAGLIRTVLGEQGQKLTALAARDYFFDTPLKRAYFENFTDLIPMDRHGSLRESLRLAGEALRQGFNLLIFPEGTRSTSGELLEFKPTLGYLALTYGVDVLPIYLEGTYAALPKGRLFPKSKKLGVHIGPALSVEELRGRVHGMARSEGYRYATRAAEEAVRALSQGRTLTLRDVPAPEPRRERRAHSSTGSES; this is translated from the coding sequence ATGAGCCCGCTGCCCGAACAGCTCCCCGAACTGAACGTCACCCAGCTCTTCACGGGCAAGCGCCTGCTCTTCGCGGGCTCCACCGGCTTCGTGGGCAAGGTGACCCTCTCCATGCTGCTCGCGCGCTACGGCGAGCAGCTGGAGACGCTCTACATCATCGTGCGCAAGGGCAACGCCGCGAGCGCCGAGCGCCGCTTCTACGACAAGGTCGCCGTCAGCGAGCCCTTCCAGCCCCTGCGCGACCTGCACGGCGGCGAGGCCGGCTCGCTCGAGTTCCTGCGCAAGAAGTGCGTCATCCTCGACGGTGACATCACCGACCCGCGCATGGGGCTCACCGAGGAGCAGGCGAAGGAGCTCACCGGCAAGGTGCAGGGCATCGTCAACTGCGCGGGCCTGGTGTCCTTCAACCCGAGCCTCGAGGTGGGCCTCAACGTCAACACCTACGGCGTGAAGCACTCGGTGGACCTCGCGCTCGCGTGGGACTGCCCGCTCATCCACATGTCCACCGCCTTCGTCGCGGGCAACCGCTCCGGCCTCGTGTTCGAGGACGAGGCGGAGGACGTGGTCGGCTACTTCCCCAAGCAGGACGAGCTGGACGGGCGCGACTTCAGCCTCGAGCAGGAGCTCGCGGACGCGGAGAAGATCGTCGCCCGCCTGCGCGAGCAGGCGGACGACAAGGCCCTGACCAGCCTCTTCCGCAAGAAGGCCCTGCAGCGCCTCGAGGAGGAGGGCCGCGACGTCAACGACGAGAAGACGCTGCGGCTCGCGGTGGGGCGCGAGCGCAAGCTGTGGCTCACCACCGAGCTCACCCGGGTGGGCATGGAGCGCGCCCAGCACTGGGGCTGGCCCAACACGTACACGTACACCAAGAGCCTCGGCGAGCAGGTGATGGCCGCGACCCCCGGCCTGCGCTACGCCATCGTGCGGCCCTCCATCGTGGAGAGCGCCTGGCGCTTCCCCTTCCCCGGCTGGAACGAGGGCTTCACCACGAGCGCCCCGCTCGCCTTCGCGGGCATCAAGGGCCACCGCGGCATCCCGGCGGGTGAGCGCACCATCCTGGACATCATCCCGGTGGACCAGGTGGCCGCGGCCACCATCGCCGCCACCGCGCAGGCGCTGGACGCGCAGGCGCGCGGGGTACTCGAGCGGCGCGTGTACCACCTCGCCTCCGGCGACGTGAACCCCTTCTATGCGAGCCGCTCGGTGGAGCTGGTGGGCCTGTACCGCCGCCGCTTCTACCGCCGCAAGGAGGGCGGCAACTCGCTGCTCAACGAGATCAAGAGCCGGCTCGAGCCGCAGCCCGTCACCCGCCGCGCCTTCGAGACGCGCAGCGCGCCCGCCTTCATGAAGGGCGCGCGCTGGCTCAAGGCCACGCTGGACGAGGTGAAGCCCGCGTGGGGCGCCCCCGTGGTGCAGGCGCTGGTGGAGCGCGCCAAGACGAAGCTCGACGACGTGGAGCAGCAGGCGGCGAGCCTGAACATGCTCATCGAGATCTTCCTCCCCTTCCTCTGGGACAACCGCTACGTGTTCCGCTGCGACAACACGCGCAGCATCTACGCGCGCATGGCGGCGGCGGACCGGGCGAAGATTCCGTGGGACCCGGACACGCTCAACTGGCGCGAGTACTTCCTGGACGTGCACCTGCCGGGCCTCGAGAAGTGGGTGTTCCCGGGCCTCGAGGAGGAGACGAAGCGGCGCACCGTCATCCCCGCGCACCGCGACCTGCTCGAGCTGCTCGAGGCGAGCGTGCACGCCTTCCGCCACCGCGTGGCGTTCCGGTTCGCCGCGGGCGAGAAGGAGGAGCGCTTCACCTACGGCGAGGTGCACCGCTACGCGAGCCGCATCGGCTCCTTCCTGCTCAAGCAGGGGCTGCAGCGCGGCGACCGCGTGATGCTGCTCAGCGAGAACCGCCCCGAGTGGGGCACCGCCTTCTTCGGCATCCTCAAGGCGGGTGGCACCTGCGTGCCGGTGGACCCGGGCCTCACCGAGGCCGAGGTCTTCAACATCGCCAAGCGCGCCGAGCCCCGCGTGCTGCTCGTCTCGGACGACGCCGCGCGCGACTTCGCGGGCCTGCACGCGCTGCTCGCCCAGGCGGGGCTGCAGACCCAGGTGCACAGCCTCGCGCAGGCCATGGAGGGCGACCCCGCCTTCCCGGACCGCATCGGCCACGTGCGCAAGGCGGCCGCCGCGGACGACGTGGCGAGCCTCATCTTCACCTCGGGCACCACGGGCAACCCCAAGGGCGTGATGCTCACCCACCGCAACTTCGCGAGCCTCGTCGCGAAGATCGCGGGCGCCTTCAACATCGGCGTGGGTGACGGGCTGCTCAGCGTGCTGCCGCTGCACCACACCTTCGAGTTCAGCGCGGGCTTCCTCACGCCCTTCAGCCGCGGCGCGGAGATCACCTACATCGACGAGCTCACCAGCGACCGGCTGGGGGACGTGTTCGAGACGGGCCGCGTGACGGCGATGATCGGCGTGCCGGCGCTCTGGCAGCTGCTGCACCGCAAGATTACGCAAGAGATGGCCACGAAGCCGCCGCTCATCGAGCAGGCGATGAAGGCGCTGATGGCCACCCACGGCGAGCTGCGCAACCGCAGCGAGCTGAACCTGGGCAAGCTGCTCTTCTGGCCGGTGCACCGCAAGTTCGGGGGCCGCGTGAAGTTCCTCGTCTCCGGCGGCAGCGCGCTGCCCGAGGAGGTGCACAAGGCCTTCCACCAGCTGGGCTTCAACATCACCGAGGGCTACGGCCTCACCGAGGCCGCACCGGTGCTCGCGGTGAGCGACAGCACGAGCAACAAGCGCGTGCCGGGCCAGGTGGGCAAGGCGCTGCCGGGCATCGAGCTGCGCATCCGCGAGCCGGATGCGGAGGGCGTGGGCGAGGTGCTCGCCAAGGGCCCCAACATCATGGCGGGCTACTACGGGGACCGCGAGGCCACCGACGCCGTGCTCAAGGACGGCTGGCTCTACACCGGGGACCTGGGGCGCCTGGACGACCAGGGGCGGCTCTACCTCATGGGCCGCCAGAAGGACGTGATCATCGATGCCAACGGGAAGAACGTGTACCCGGACGAGCTCGAGGATCTCTACGGCAACCACCCCCACGTGAAGGAGCTGTCCATCGTGGGGCTGCCGGACGAGGCCGGCGGCGAGAAGGTCGCCTGCCTCTGCGTGCCCGACTACAAGGACCGCCCCCGCGAGGAGGTGCGCCGCGAGCTGGAGGAGCACTTCCGCCTGGTGGGCGCCGAGATGCCCTTCTACCGCCGCGTGAAGGTGCTCCGGCTGTGGGACGGCGAGCTCGCCCGCACCAGCACCCGCAAGGTGAAGCGCAAGCTGGTGGTGGAGGAGCTGCAGCGGCTCGAGCGCGCGAGCCACTCCGGCGAGAAGGCCCGCGAGAAGGTGCAGGCGGCCGGCACCGGCGGCATCGCCGAGTGGCTCTACCCGCTCATCGCCGAAGTCGTCAGCCGCCCCGTCTCCGACGTGCGCCCCGAGGCGCAGCTCGCCGGAGACCTGGGCTTCGACTCGCTCATGCTCACCGAGCTCTCGGTGGCGCTCGAGCAGGCCGGCGTGCCCCTGCCCGCGGTGAACGACCTCACCCAGGTGCAGACGGTGGACGACCTGCGCAAGCTCATCGCCTCGAGCGGCAAGCGCGCGAACGTGGAGGCTCGCGAGGAGCAGGCGGAGGAGCCGAAGAAGAGCAGCGACGAGGTGGAGATCCCGGTGCCCGACAGCGTCGCGGCGCTGGGGCGTGGGCTGCTCTCGCTGGGTCAGCGGGCGCTTTACGGCGGCGTGTTCGACGTGAAGGTGACGGGCCGCCCCTTCGTGCCCCAGAACCGCAACTTCCTGGTCATCGCGAACCACGCGAGCCACCTGGACGCGGGCCTCATCCGCACGGTGCTGGGCGAGCAGGGCCAGAAGCTCACCGCGCTCGCCGCGCGCGACTACTTCTTCGACACCCCGCTCAAGCGCGCGTACTTCGAGAACTTCACCGACCTCATCCCCATGGACCGCCACGGCTCGCTGCGCGAGTCCTTGCGGCTCGCGGGCGAGGCGCTGCGCCAGGGCTTCAACCTGCTCATCTTCCCGGAGGGCACGCGCTCCACCTCCGGCGAGCTGCTCGAGTTCAAGCCCACCCTGGGCTACCTCGCGCTGACCTACGGCGTGGACGTGCTGCCCATCTACCTGGAGGGCACCTACGCGGCGCTGCCCAAGGGGCGGCTGTTCCCCAAGAGCAAGAAGCTGGGCGTGCACATCGGCCCGGCCCTGAGCGTGGAAGAGCTGCGCGGGCGCGTGCACGGCATGGCGCGCTCCGAGGGCTACCGCTACGCCACCCGCGCCGCGGAGGAGGCGGTGCGCGCGCTGAGCCAGGGCCGCACCCTCACCTTGCGCGACGTGCCCGCGCCCGAGCCGCGCCGCGAGCGCCGCGCCCACAGCAGCACCGGGAGTGAGTCATGA
- a CDS encoding lactate racemase domain-containing protein: MRPLKTLQKLYDEESHIVITEKGSPPRALFSGENFLLEDLPVGTRVIFPRPPLAGVPNVKAAIRWAINHPEEMEPLHALLKPGMKLTCVIDDISVPLPPMVTPDVRQSILEVVLELAADSGVDDVHLVIANALHRRMTEGEMKRMVGQKIFDAYYPERYYNHDAEDPDGIVEFERTAKGEVVALNRRVAESDLVVYVNVNFVPMNGGHKSMATGVTNYASLRAHHNPKTIRESDSYMEPKASELYRKNARIGEVVDKNLKVFHIETTLNNRMFGAPTEFLAKKEEDYSETDRLKFQALRFALGKMPRAMARTVLNNIPAPYEVTGVFAGKTEPAHAKTLEMSYRQYSVPVQGQSDIVIFPIPFISPYSVNSILNPLLVQVMGLGYFHNLNRGTPLLKKGGCLILLHPAYDEFDPVQHPSYIEFFHRLLPETRDSMKLEHKYEREFAENPSYVHLYRKGNAYHGVHPFYMWYWGENGRQHVGKVICAGAENNHVPALLGWERTDTLTEAIEEARGFMGRNASISLLRIAPTVMVDVKP, encoded by the coding sequence ATGCGCCCGCTCAAGACGCTCCAGAAGCTCTACGACGAGGAAAGCCACATCGTCATCACCGAGAAGGGCAGCCCCCCGCGCGCCCTCTTCTCCGGCGAGAACTTCCTCCTCGAGGACCTGCCGGTCGGCACCCGCGTGATCTTCCCCCGGCCCCCGCTCGCGGGCGTGCCCAACGTGAAGGCCGCCATCCGCTGGGCGATCAACCACCCGGAGGAGATGGAGCCCCTGCACGCGCTGCTCAAGCCGGGCATGAAGCTCACCTGCGTCATCGACGACATCTCGGTGCCCTTGCCGCCCATGGTCACGCCGGACGTGCGCCAGAGCATCCTCGAGGTGGTGCTGGAGCTCGCCGCGGACAGCGGCGTGGACGACGTGCACCTGGTCATCGCCAACGCCCTTCACCGCCGCATGACCGAGGGCGAGATGAAGCGCATGGTGGGCCAGAAGATCTTCGACGCCTACTACCCCGAGCGCTACTACAACCACGACGCCGAGGACCCGGACGGCATCGTGGAGTTCGAGCGCACCGCGAAGGGCGAGGTGGTGGCGCTCAACCGCCGCGTCGCCGAGAGCGACCTGGTGGTCTACGTGAACGTGAACTTCGTGCCCATGAACGGCGGGCACAAGTCCATGGCCACCGGCGTGACGAACTACGCGTCCCTGCGCGCGCACCACAACCCCAAGACCATCCGCGAGTCGGACAGCTACATGGAGCCGAAGGCGAGCGAGCTGTACCGCAAGAACGCGCGCATCGGCGAGGTGGTGGACAAGAACCTCAAGGTCTTCCACATCGAGACCACGCTGAACAACCGCATGTTCGGCGCGCCCACCGAGTTCCTCGCTAAAAAAGAAGAGGACTACTCGGAGACGGACCGGCTCAAGTTCCAGGCGCTGCGCTTCGCCCTCGGCAAGATGCCGCGCGCCATGGCGCGCACCGTGCTCAACAACATCCCCGCGCCGTATGAAGTGACGGGCGTGTTCGCGGGCAAGACCGAGCCTGCGCACGCGAAGACGCTGGAGATGAGCTACCGGCAGTACTCGGTGCCGGTGCAGGGGCAGAGCGACATCGTCATCTTCCCCATCCCCTTCATCAGCCCCTACTCGGTGAACTCCATCCTCAACCCCCTGCTCGTGCAGGTGATGGGGCTGGGCTACTTCCACAACCTGAACCGCGGCACGCCCCTGCTCAAGAAGGGCGGCTGCCTCATCCTGCTGCACCCGGCCTACGACGAGTTCGACCCGGTGCAGCACCCCAGCTACATCGAGTTCTTCCACCGCCTGCTGCCCGAGACGCGCGACTCGATGAAGCTCGAGCACAAGTACGAGCGCGAGTTCGCGGAGAACCCCAGCTACGTGCACCTGTACAGGAAGGGCAACGCCTACCACGGCGTGCACCCCTTCTACATGTGGTACTGGGGCGAGAACGGCCGCCAGCACGTGGGCAAGGTCATCTGCGCCGGCGCGGAGAACAACCACGTGCCTGCGCTGCTCGGCTGGGAGCGCACCGACACGCTCACCGAGGCGATCGAGGAGGCGCGCGGCTTCATGGGCCGCAACGCCTCCATCAGCCTGCTGCGCATCGCCCCCACCGTCATGGTGGACGTGAAGCCCTAG
- a CDS encoding HAD family phosphatase has protein sequence MTAKAAFYDVDGTLVRTNVVHVYSYYAMNRGSLLGMAGRSLAVGASLPLFGALDTFNRKVFNEFFYRYYAGLSEDRLIEVAEDMFEDVLKPALFEQTQDLIDEARRSGCRIVLVTGALDFTMRPLARYLGADDLIANKMQYVGGVATGKVIPPIIEGANKAHAIRQYCVKHGLSLDQSHGYSDSASDYPMLAVVGRPTAVNPDIRLRSLARAYNWPILDLK, from the coding sequence ATGACCGCCAAAGCCGCCTTCTACGACGTCGACGGGACGCTGGTCCGCACGAACGTCGTGCACGTCTACTCCTACTACGCCATGAACCGCGGCTCGCTGCTGGGCATGGCCGGGCGCAGCCTCGCGGTGGGCGCGAGCCTGCCGCTCTTCGGCGCGCTGGATACCTTCAACCGCAAGGTGTTCAACGAGTTCTTCTACCGCTACTACGCGGGCCTGTCCGAGGACCGGCTCATCGAGGTCGCCGAGGACATGTTCGAGGACGTGCTCAAGCCCGCCCTCTTCGAGCAGACCCAGGACCTCATCGACGAGGCGCGCCGCTCCGGCTGCCGCATCGTGCTCGTCACCGGCGCGCTCGACTTCACCATGCGCCCGCTGGCCCGCTACCTCGGCGCGGACGACCTCATCGCCAACAAGATGCAGTACGTGGGCGGGGTGGCCACCGGCAAGGTCATCCCCCCCATCATCGAGGGGGCGAACAAGGCCCACGCCATCCGCCAGTACTGCGTGAAGCACGGGCTCTCGCTGGACCAGAGCCACGGCTACAGCGACAGCGCCTCGGACTACCCGATGCTCGCCGTGGTCGGCCGCCCCACCGCCGTGAACCCGGACATCCGCCTGCGCTCGCTCGCGCGCGCCTACAACTGGCCCATCCTCGACCTGAAGTAG
- a CDS encoding NAD(P)-dependent oxidoreductase translates to MPPSEELPPLPFSRALVTGANGFLGAHLVRRLVARGVQVTCLLRPTSDVSALSGMAYSRADGDITDAGSLARAVAGQQVVFHLAGIRRAAVREEFLHVNAEGTRLLCEALVAAAPEGQRARLVFCGSLAASGPSSSGRPRVEEDPLEPREWYGESKAEGERIALSYAPRLPVTVVRPPRIVGPGDRENLVFFKLVTRGLKLHLAGGPRPLSLVDVEDVADLLLVLAEHPRALGEAFFVAGDTTLTLEQLEDLGAEALGLRPRTLTLGPRTLTWLASACDVATRVSGRRLPLNRKLARQLLAPAWTCSAAKAERLLGFTPRRGVVDSVRRSALWYREQGWL, encoded by the coding sequence ATGCCCCCCTCTGAGGAGCTCCCACCGCTGCCCTTTTCACGCGCCCTGGTGACCGGCGCGAACGGCTTTCTCGGCGCCCATCTCGTCCGCCGGCTCGTCGCGCGCGGCGTGCAGGTCACCTGCCTCCTGCGCCCCACGAGCGACGTGAGCGCCCTCTCGGGAATGGCCTATTCCCGCGCGGACGGGGACATCACGGATGCCGGCTCGCTCGCCCGCGCGGTGGCCGGTCAGCAGGTGGTGTTCCACCTCGCGGGCATCCGCCGCGCCGCGGTGCGCGAGGAGTTCCTGCACGTGAACGCCGAGGGCACCCGCCTCCTGTGCGAGGCGCTGGTGGCCGCGGCGCCCGAGGGGCAGCGCGCGCGCCTCGTCTTCTGCGGCAGCCTCGCCGCGAGCGGCCCCTCCAGTTCCGGGCGCCCCCGCGTGGAGGAGGACCCGCTCGAGCCGCGCGAGTGGTACGGCGAGAGCAAGGCAGAGGGCGAGCGCATCGCGCTCTCGTACGCGCCGCGCCTCCCGGTCACCGTGGTGCGCCCGCCGCGCATCGTGGGACCCGGGGACCGCGAGAACCTCGTGTTCTTCAAGCTCGTCACGCGCGGCCTCAAGCTGCACCTCGCCGGCGGCCCCCGCCCCCTCTCGCTCGTGGACGTGGAGGACGTGGCGGATCTCCTGCTGGTGCTCGCCGAGCACCCGCGCGCGCTGGGCGAGGCCTTCTTCGTGGCCGGGGACACCACGCTCACGCTCGAGCAGCTCGAGGACCTGGGCGCCGAGGCGCTGGGGCTCCGGCCCCGCACGCTCACCCTGGGGCCCCGCACCCTCACGTGGCTCGCCAGCGCCTGTGACGTGGCCACCCGGGTGAGCGGCCGGCGCCTGCCCCTGAACCGCAAGCTCGCGCGCCAGCTGCTCGCCCCGGCGTGGACCTGCTCCGCGGCCAAGGCCGAGCGGCTGCTGGGCTTCACGCCGCGGCGCGGCGTGGTGGACTCCGTCCGCCGCAGCGCATTGTGGTACCGGGAGCAGGGCTGGCTCTAG
- a CDS encoding SWIB/MDM2 domain-containing protein: MAAKKTTTAAAKKPAAKKSAAGGRKPNASFMKEMTPSAVLAEVVGNKPLPRTEVVKKLWAYIKKNNLQDAKNKRQINADDKLKPIFGGKKNVTMFEMTALVNKQLS; encoded by the coding sequence ATGGCCGCCAAGAAGACCACCACTGCTGCTGCGAAGAAGCCTGCCGCCAAGAAGTCTGCCGCCGGGGGCCGCAAGCCGAACGCCTCCTTCATGAAGGAGATGACCCCCTCTGCAGTGCTCGCGGAGGTCGTGGGCAACAAGCCGCTGCCTCGCACCGAGGTGGTGAAGAAGCTCTGGGCGTACATCAAGAAGAACAACCTGCAGGACGCCAAGAACAAGCGTCAGATCAACGCGGACGACAAGCTCAAGCCGATCTTCGGCGGCAAGAAGAACGTCACCATGTTCGAGATGACCGCGCTGGTGAACAAGCAGCTGAGCTAG